A window of the Brassica oleracea var. oleracea cultivar TO1000 chromosome C1, BOL, whole genome shotgun sequence genome harbors these coding sequences:
- the LOC106300442 gene encoding purine permease 2-like — MVGDLGSKRLRRLLNQRLHEEPSKTQTHVMSKKKMKTGLVIINCIILAIGNCGGPLITRLYFRNGGKRIWFSSFLQTAGCPIILFPLLFSFLRRKEATTTPFFLIKPPLFLASIVIGLLTGVDNYLYAYGLAYLPVSTSSLVISSQLAFTAFFAFFMVKQKFTPFIINAVVLLTLGAGILALHTDGDKLAKETHKEYIVGFLMTLAAAILYAFVLPLVELTYKKARQRISYTLVLEMQLVLCFVATCFCLVGMLADGDFKELARDFKLGGSTTYYYVVVVFTAIIWQGFFLGSIGMIFCASSLVSGILICALLPLTEVLAVFFFREKFQAEKSISLFLSLWGFVSYFYGQIKAENKTETPDQEAQLSQLPVIDSVA; from the coding sequence ATGGTGGGTGACTTAGGCTCAAAGCGACTTAGACGTCTATTAAACCAAAGATTACATGAAGAACCATCTAAAACGCAAACACATGTTATGAGCAAGAAGAAGATGAAGACTGGTCTTGTAATCATAAACTGTATAATCCTGGCTATTGGAAACTGCGGAGGCCCTCTAATCACGCGTCTCTACTTCAGAAACGGTGGCAAACGGATCTGGTTCTCAAGCTTCCTCCAAACCGCAGGCTGTCCCATCATCCTCTTCCCTCTTCTCTTCTCCTTCCTCCGCCGTAAAGAAGCAACAACGACTCCATTTTTTCTCATAAAACCTCCTCTGTTCTTGGCTTCTATTGTGATTGGTCTGCTCACTGGCGTTGACAATTACCTCTACGCTTACGGGTTAGCTTACCTCCCAGTTTCCACTTCTTCTTTGGTCATCTCCTCCCAACTGGCCTTCACTGCTTTCTTCGCCTTTTTCATGGTGAAGCAAAAGTTCACGCCATTTATTATAAACGCCGTCGTTTTGCTTACTCTGGGTGCCGGAATCCTTGCCCTTCACACCGACGGTGACAAGCTTGCCAAAGAGACACACAAGGAGTATATCGTTGGGTTCCTCATGACCCTTGCTGCGGCTATTCTCTACGCGTTTGTATTGCCGCTTGTGGAGCTCACTTACAAGAAAGCTCGTCAACGAATCAGCTACACGCTTGTGCTCGAGATGCAGTTGGTCTTGTGCTTTGTCGCCACTTGCTTCTGCCTCGTTGGGATGCTAGCTGATGGCGATTTCAAGGAGTTAGCAAGAGATTTTAAGCTTGGAGGGTCTACTACGTATTACTATGTGGTGGTTGTGTTCACGGCCATCATCTGGCAAGGCTTTTTCTTGGGATCTATTGGGATGATCTTCTGTGCATCGTCTCTGGTCTCTGGAATTCTGATCTGTGCTCTGCTTCCGTTGACAGAGGTCTTGGCCGTCTTTTTCTTCCGGGAGAAGTTTCAGGCGGAGAAAAGTATCTCTTTGTTTCTCTCCCTTTGGGGATTCGTCTCTTATTTCTACGGACAGATTAAAGCCGAGAACAAGACTGAGACTCCGGATCAGGAGGCACAACTCTCTCAGCTTCCGGTCATTGATTCTGTAGCTTAA
- the LOC106333745 gene encoding uncharacterized protein LOC106333745, with the protein MSDLGLMKVRLHYGGVMECKDNNYFYRGGLVNKDIAIDPDYMTWSMFEGFCEDNGSNDVVKHVWYKLSQESIDLVKVITEVTSDASINQMCCEAMKVGGVDIYIEQSVGEKVDDQVPKDGEENRGEEDIVEENAGEEDIGEEEDTNEEDKDDAVQNNGESSNARDEGEEEIIKEAGEDIPFQSLFGNIRDEEVRGGSSDEVRGGASEEIRSGADDDEEESERQLKDDEHPAPAVDTDDEWEDFNRREKVISRTTYSNEKPPYLWLMQTFNSGEEFKDQLLCYVLKTNYDVKLCRWEKTKLGAICTKERCEWKIYCSVEKPKGKWMVKSYVGTHNHLKSSKARMLKQGTIARLYKDEARRRPGIKWTDIKDEIMMRYNLSVSKWICTKARRMALDLVIETQREQFAKLWDYERELQRSNDNTTTEIVTIPREYGRFVFDRFYICFENLRNTWKRCCRPIIGLDGAFMKWELKGEILAAVGRDADNRIYPIAWVIVRVEDNASWAWFVDKLKSDLDLGLGNGFTIISDKHKGLINAVYGQSEYEDYFWAIAYSFTKGDYQFNLHALEVFDGKAHEDLLKTEPKTWCRAFFSPHA; encoded by the exons ATGAG TGATCTAGGGTTGATGAAGGTTAGGCTACACTATGGAGGTGTTATGGAGTGCAAAGATAACAACTATTTCTATCGGGGAGGATTAGTGAATAAAGACATTGCTATCGATCCAGATTACATGACATGGTCTATGTTTGAAGGATTTTGTGAAGACAATGGGTCAAACGATGTGGTGAAACATGTCTGGTACAAGCTTTCACAAGAATCTATCGATTTGGTGAAAGTGATAACCGAAGTCACTTCAGATGCTTCTATTAACCAGATGTGTTGTGAAGCTATGAAAGTAGGTGGCGTTGATATCTACATTGAGCAGAGTGTTGGTGAAAAGGTTGATGATCAAGTACCAAAGGATGGTGAAGAAAATAGAGGTGAAGAAGACATAGTTGAAGAAAATGCCGGTGAAGAAGACATAGGTGAGGAAGAAGACACAAACGAAGAAGACAAAGACGATGCAGTTCAGAACAATGGAGAATCGTCAAATGCTCGTGATGAGGGTGAGGAAGAAATCATCAAAGAAGCAGGAGAAGATATTCCATTTCAGTCACTCTTTGGGAATATCCGTGATGAGGAAGTTAGAGGCGGCAGTAGTGATGAAGTTAGAGGTGGTGCTAGTGAAGAAATTAGAAGTGGAGCTGATGATGATGAAGAAGAATCCGAGAGGCAATTAAAAGATGATGAACATCCGGCTCCTGCTGTTGACACTGATGATGAATGGGAAGACTTCAATCGACGGGAAAAAGTGATTTCGAGAACTACATACAGCAACGAGAAGCCTCCTTACCTGTGGTTAATGCAGACTTTCAATAGTGGAGAAGAGTTCAAAGATCAGCTGTTGTGCTATGTTCTGAAGACAAATTATGATGTGAAGCTTTGCAGATGGGAGAAAACGAAGCTGGGAGCCATTTGTACAAAAGAAAGATGCGAGTGGAAGATTTATTGCTCAGTTGAGAAGCCAAAGGGTAAGTGGATGGTGAAATCTTATGTGGGTACACATAACCATCTCAAGAGTAGCAAAGCAAGGATGTTGAAGCAGGGTACAATTGCAAGGTTATATAAAGATGAAGCAAGAAGAAGGCCTGGTATTAAATGGACTGACATCAAGGATGAGATAATGATGAGGTACAATCTCTCTGTTTCTAAGTGGATATGCACGAAAGCAAGAAGAATGGCTCTAGACTTGGTTATAGAAACGCAGAGGGAACAATTCGCCAAACTGTGGGATTATGAGAGGGAGCTTCAGCGCTCAAATGATAATACGACGACTGAGATTGTGACTATTCCTCGTGAATATGGTAGGTTTGTCTTCGATAGATTCTACATCTGTTTTGAGAATCTGAGGAACACATGGAAGCGTTGTTGCCGGCCTATTATTGGACTTGATGGGGCGTTTATGAAATGGGAGTTAAAGGGTGAGATTCTTGCAGCTGTTGGACGAGATGCGGATAATAGGATTTATCCTATAGCTTGGGTAATAGTTAGAGTGGAAGATAATGCTTCATGGGCTTGGTTTGTTGATAAGTTGAAGTCTGATTTGGATTTGGGTTTAGGAAATGGATTCACTATCATATCCGACAAGCATAAAGGATTGATTAATGCG GTTTATGGACAGTCAGAGTACGAAGATTATTTCTGGGCAATTGCATACAGCTTCACTAAAGGTGATTATCAGTTCAACTTACACGCTTTGGAAGTGTTCGATGGAAAAGCACACGAGGACTTGCTGAAAACAGAACCGAAGACATGGTGTAGAGCGTTTTTCAGTCCACATGCATGA
- the LOC106309633 gene encoding chloroplastic group IIA intron splicing facilitator CRS1, chloroplastic, with product MSEMAMNSIRHLYPAAATTTTTAVDSLGSSFCKLHGSTSLRFLRYSSSISLWSHNGDVRRFGFCSTRKVKLCSGRDENWNITQKQNQFNPVLNHRKGERFSDLGVTSGENGDGGGGGGGGGSSTMERIVEKLKKFGFVDDDQFQDEDIEHERRFVEEEEGNVRNRRGGFSEESPFGVYGGDGEVKFPWEKVNSKEKKEEELVNGVWTAKKESRYSLAEMTLPQAELNRLRNVMFRTKSKMRVKGAGVTQAVVDAIQEKWKSSEIVRLKIEGTNALNMRRMHELLERKTGGLVIWRSGTSIALYKYKNDTYRDAPAQMNKQIYRRAETSPSSLPTSRVDHSVEHVHHPQIEKETTNVGNEDRTSHQEVEYEDEINELLEGLGPRYTDWQGGYPLPVDADMLPGIVPGYEPPFRVLPYGVRSTLGQKEATSLRRLGKVLPPHFALGRSRQLQGLATAMVKLWEKSLIAKVALKRGVQLTTSERMAEDIKRLTGGMLLSRNKDFLIFYRGKSFLSPEVAEALVEKERLARTFQDEEEQARLRASSGLVVPRVKANQNHLVSTGTLGETLDAASKWGRNLDDDDHVEEVKQEAEKLRSANLVRKLERKLAFAEKRLMKAERALAKVEESLKPSEHRTDTEGITEEERFMFQKLGLRMKAFLLLGRRGVFDGTVENMHLHWKYRELVKILVKAKTFEGAQKVALALEAESGGILVSVDKVSKGYAIIVYRGKDYKRPSELRPKNLLTKRKALARSVELQRRQAIIKHIEVVQARTEQLRAEIEQVELVKDKGDQVLYNKLDTAYSSSGEETEETDGEGDDIYSETYEEEEEDGEEGGVQAKGSLSDVEFDSDDEDWDSDELETEFDDDSATPEATVVDPGNKERHLQP from the exons ATGTCAGAAATGGCGATGAATTCAATTCGCCATCTTTATCCAGCAGCCGCCACGACGACGACTACTGCGGTCGATTCGTTGGGAAGCTCTTTCTGTAAGCTCCACGGAAGCACATCCCTCCGATTCTTAAGGTACAGTTCATCAATTTCACTCTGGTCCCATAACGGTGATGTCAGGAGATTCGGTTTCTGTTCTACAAGGAAGGTTAAGCTATGTAGCGGTAGGGATGAGAATTGGAACATAACCCAGAAGCAGAATCAGTTTAATCCTGTGCTGAATCATCGGAAAGGAGAGAGATTTTCTGATTTAGGGGTAACGAGTGGTGAGAATGGTGATGGTGGTGGTGGTGGTGGTGGTGGTGGAAGTAGTACAATGGAGAGGATTGTGGAGAAATTGAAAAAGTTTGGATTTGTTGACGATGATCAGTTTCAAGATGAAGATATTGAACACGAGAGGAGGTTTGTGGAGGAGGAAGAAGGGAATGTGCGGAATAGAAGAGGCGGATTCTCGGAGGAGTCACCGTTTGGTGTTTATGGAGGTGATGGAGAAGTTAAGTTTCCTTGGGAAAAAGTAAATTCTAAGGAGAAGAAGGAGGAGGAGCTAGTAAATGGAGTGTGGACAGCTAAGAAGGAGAGTAGATACTCTCTTGCGGAGATGACTCTTCCGCAAGCAGAGCTGAATCGGTTGAGGAACGTGATGTTTAGAACGAAGAGCAAGATGAGGGTTAAGGGTGCAGGTGTTACTCAGGCTGTGGTAGATGCAATTCAGGAGAAGTGGAAGAGCTCAGAGATTGTGAGGCTCAAGATCGAAGGTACAAATGCGCTCAACATGAGACGGATGCATGAACTTTTGGAG AGAAAAACTGGTGGTTTGGTGATTTGGAGGTCAGGGACTTCCATCGCCTTGTACAAATACAAAAACGACACTTACAGGGATGCACCAGCACAAATGAACAAGCAAATATACCGAAGAGCAGAGACGTCGCCCTCTTCCTTACCTACGAGTAGAGTGGATCATAGTGTTGAACATGTGCATCATCCTCAGATAGAGAAGGAGACAACAAATGTGGGAAATGAAGACAGGACATCTCATCAAGAAGTTGAATACGAAGATGAAATAAATGAATTGTTAGAAGGTCTTGGTCCTCGCTACACGGACTGGCAGGGAGGTTATCCATTACCTGTTGATGCCGATATGCTTCCAGGGATCGTACCTGGTTACGAACCTCCTTTCAGGGTTCTTCCTTATGGAGTGAGATCAACTCTGGGACAAAAGGAGGCAACCTCTTTAAGGAGGCTTGGCAAAGTTCTTCCTCCGCACTTTGCTTTAG GTCGAAGTAGACAGCTGCAAGGGTTGGCAACAGCAATGGTTAAGTTATGGGAGAAGAGTTTGATTGCTAAGGTTGCCCTTAAACGTGGTGTACAATTGACTACCAGTGAGAGAATGGCTGAGGACATCAAG AGATTGACGGGAGGTATGCTGCTCTCTAGGAACAAAGACTTTTTGATTTTCTACAGAGGGAAGAGTTTTTTGTCACCAGAAGTAGCAGAAGCATTGGTGGAGAAGGAGAGACTTGCAAGGACTTTCCAAGACGAAGAGGAACAGGCACGTCTAAGAGCATCATCGGGTCTGGTTGTCCCACGTGTTAAAGCTAACCAAAACCACCTTGTTTCTACCGGTACTCTTGGAGAAACTCTTGATGCAGCTAGTAAGTGGGGAAGGAATCTGGACGACGATGATCACGTGGAAGAAGTGAAACAAGAGGCTGAGAAACTGAGGTCTGCAAATCTTGTCAGGAAGTTGGAAAGAAAACTTGCTTTT GCTGAGAAAAGGTTGATGAAAGCTGAACGGGCATTAGCTAAGGTAGAGGAATCTCTGAAGCCATCAGAACACAGAACAGACACTGAGGGCATAACTGAGGAAGAGAGATTTATGTTCCAGAAGCTCGGATTAAGGATGAAAGCTTTCTTACTTCTTG GTCGAAGAGGGGTGTTTGATGGTACTGTGGAGAACATGCACTTGCACTGGAAATACAGGGAGCTAGTCAAAATTCTTGTGAAGGCTAAAACTTTTGAGGGTGCGCAGAAAGTGGCATTGGCCCTTGAAGCCGAGAGTGGAGGAATCCTGGTTTCTGTTGACAAGGTTTCCAAAGGCTATGCCATCATCGTGTATAGAGGAAAAGACTACAAGCGTCCTTCCGAGTTAAGGCCTAAGAACCTCTTGACAAAGAGGAAAGCTTTGGCGCGTTCTGTTGAGCTCCAACGACGCCAG GCTATTATAAAACATATTGAGGTGGTACAGGCGAGAACAGAGCAGTTGAGAGCTGAAATC GAACAAGTGGAACTTGTAAAAGACAAGGGAGATCAAGTGTTATACAACAAGCTTGACACGGCGTATTCTTCAAGCGGCGAGGAGACAGAGGAGACAGAT GGAGAAGGAGATGACATCTATTCAGAGACATATGAAGAGGAGGAAGAGGATGGTGAAGAAGGTGGGGTTCAGGCCAAGGGTTCACTATCTGATGTTGAATTTGATTCAGATGATGAAGACTGGGATTCAGATGAACTAGAAACCGAGTTTGATGATGACTCCGCAACACCAGAAGCAACCGTTGTAGATCCGGGGAACAAGGAACGTCATCTGCAACCATAG
- the LOC106309642 gene encoding uncharacterized protein LOC106309642 has translation MDEMLSDIMYFLKNPSFTETFVDIILCAVPIWLAVMIGLLIGWSWRPRWTGLIYLGFRSKLRFLWTAPPGFGARRLWLAFTALSAFSVCRTLWSKLDTRANKSTSGSASSQQTESLQSDEVSRPSSDDNTTAREQEIVTENDLEHLLQLLEVGNATREWQSMMDKTTPNMSYQAWRHEPETGPVVYRSRTIFEDASPDIVRDFFWDDEFRPKWDFMLANFKTLDDDTRTGTMIVHWRKKFPFFCSDREYIIGRRIWESGNTYYCVTKGVPYPALPKRDKPRRVELYFSSWVIRAVESRKGDGQLSACEVSLVHYEDMGIPKDVAKLGVRHGMWGAVKKLNSGLRAYQTARKSDSSLSRIAQMARITTVLNMDSTESSTGDEDRSRAMGYARRQRDNLRMDWKWVVVGGVALACGLHTGVIGKALLAGAGQRLARR, from the exons ATGGATGAGATGTTATCCGATATAATGTATTTCCTGAAGAACCCCTCTTTTACAGAGACATTTGTCGACATCATACTCTGCGCAGTACCGATTTGGCTCGCCGTAATGATCGGTCTATTGATCGGATGGTCTTGGCGTCCGAGATGGACCGGGTTGATCTATCTAGGGTTCCGTTCCAAGCTTCGGTTTCTATGGACTGCGCCGCCTGGGTTCGGCGCGCGGCGGCTTTGGCTCGCTTTCACAGCCCTCTCGGCTTTCTCCGTGTGCCGTACCCTATGGTCAAAGCTTGACACGAGAGCCAACAAATCGACGAGTGGTTCAGCTTCATCGCAGCAGACAGAGAGTCTTCAAAGTGATGAAGTTTCCAG ACCTAGTAGCGATGATAACACGACGGCGAGAGAGCAGGAGATTGTAACAGAGAATGATTTAGAGCATCTGTTACAGCTGCTTGAAGTGGGAAATGCGACCAGGGAATGGCAATCCATGATGGACAAGACTACTCCAAATATGAGTTACCAAGCTTGGCGTCATGAGCCTGAG ACAGGTCCTGTTGTTTATCGGAGTCGAACCATATTTGAGGATGCAAGTCCAGATATTGTTAGGGATTTCTTCTGGGATGATGAGTTTCGACCTAAATGGGATTTCATGCTTGCCAACTTCAAAACTTTGGACGACGACACTCGCACAGGAACTATGATTGTTCACTGGCGAAAAAAG TTTCCCTTTTTCTGTAGTGACCGAGAGTATATCATTGGTCGGAGAATATGGGAGTCTGGAAATACGTATTATTGTGTGACAAAG GGAGTTCCTTATCCAGCTCTACCCAAGCGTGATAAGCCGAGGCGCGTTGAGCTTTATTTCTCAAGTTGGGTTATCCGAGCAG TTGAATCCAGAAAAGGAGATGGACAGCTATCGGCTTGTGAAGTATCTCTAGTCCATTACGAAGACATGGGAATCCCAAAAGACGTAGCAAAGTTAGGCGTGCGCCATGGCATGTGGGGAGCAGTCAAGAAGCTAAACTCAGGTTTACGAGCCTACCAAACCGCCAGAAAATCAGACTCTAGTCTATCCCGAATTGCTCAAATGGCAAGGATCACCACAGTACTGAACATGGATTCTACAGAATCATCCACAGGAGATGAAGACAGAAGCAGAGCAATGGGATATGCAAGGAGACAGCGGGACAATTTGAGAATGGACTGGAAATGGGTAGTTGTAGGAGGTGTCGCCTTGGCTTGTGGCCTGCACACTGGGGTCATTGGTAAGGCTTTACTGGCCGGCGCTGGGCAGAGACTTGCTCGTAGGTGA